The following are encoded in a window of Roseivirga misakiensis genomic DNA:
- a CDS encoding ABC transporter permease translates to MFKNHISVALRNFQKRKSFTFINILGLTVGMTVCLLILTYARYEMSYDTFHSRADDIYRISVDIYNGEDFQIADAQCYPAVGKLAKNEFSEIEEFAMARKFGRMSLKNGEKAFNEDGVFFATPSWLEVFDWDLKQGNKATALKDANTIVITESTAERYFGDEDPMGKMVKLLPGGGELPMLVTGVIKDVPENAHLKFDILVSYQTAVEEFGSKYDNFGGNNEYMYILANTPLDNDFKKRFNATYFERTEPFLERGDSLDIQPLTDIHLKSDKTYEAETNGSQSIVNILLVVAAFVLIIAWVNFINLSTARAMERGKEVGVRKVLGSNKGALITQFLLESFMLNFLAVVLTLTCIQGVLPLFNEFADLDLSFNVFQNNQALMQVLGILFIGSFASGIYPALVLSNYRPLAVISGRLKDSKGGLILRKGLVVFQFMITMLLLAGTVTIYQQVNHMRSQSLGVNIDQTIVVRNPVMSAGDSLQSEHRKTFKSELSRIAQVQAVAFSETVFGQGTTEMNTTTGFYELVNKTGRGVSFSFYRVDEDFTKAFEFEILAGRTFDSNIENVIPDGGGYDGIMINETSRKIFGFATNEEAIGQKINRFGAQVSIVGVFADYNHHSLKTKVDPTVLFFDRYGYASDYASIKVNAGDNPGKAYKTILGEIESAYRQVYPESDFDYFFLDENFEKQYRADQQFGTVFTAFAGITIFVAILGLFGLVLYEVQQRVKEIGIRKVLGASVVTIIKLLSSSFLKLISISILLATPMAYFGLNEWLSGYAYRIDLSVVLFILPAIVLLLIALVTVTTQAVKAANENPVKSLRYE, encoded by the coding sequence ATGTTTAAAAATCATATATCCGTCGCACTAAGAAACTTTCAGAAAAGAAAGTCTTTTACCTTCATAAATATTCTCGGTTTGACCGTGGGCATGACGGTCTGTCTCTTAATTCTTACCTATGCAAGGTATGAGATGAGCTACGACACGTTTCATAGTAGAGCAGATGACATCTATCGGATTTCGGTTGATATCTATAATGGAGAGGATTTCCAAATAGCAGATGCTCAATGTTACCCTGCTGTGGGAAAACTTGCGAAGAATGAGTTCTCGGAAATTGAAGAGTTTGCTATGGCTCGAAAGTTCGGCCGAATGTCTCTGAAAAATGGTGAAAAAGCATTCAATGAGGATGGGGTATTCTTTGCAACACCTTCTTGGTTAGAAGTTTTCGACTGGGATTTGAAGCAAGGGAATAAAGCTACTGCTCTAAAAGATGCAAACACCATTGTCATTACTGAAAGCACTGCAGAGCGCTATTTTGGCGATGAAGACCCGATGGGTAAAATGGTGAAATTGTTACCTGGTGGTGGCGAACTTCCAATGCTAGTTACAGGTGTCATCAAAGATGTACCTGAGAATGCACACTTGAAGTTTGATATTTTGGTCTCCTATCAAACAGCAGTAGAAGAGTTTGGAAGTAAGTACGATAACTTCGGGGGTAACAATGAGTATATGTACATTTTGGCCAATACTCCTTTGGACAATGATTTCAAGAAGCGTTTTAATGCAACATATTTCGAAAGAACGGAACCATTTTTAGAGCGAGGGGATAGTCTAGACATTCAACCGCTAACAGATATTCACTTAAAATCCGATAAAACATATGAAGCAGAAACTAATGGTAGCCAGTCGATAGTAAATATCCTTTTAGTGGTAGCAGCGTTTGTTCTGATTATCGCTTGGGTGAACTTTATTAACCTTTCAACAGCTCGGGCTATGGAAAGGGGAAAAGAAGTTGGGGTAAGGAAGGTATTGGGTTCGAACAAAGGCGCGTTGATTACGCAGTTCTTACTGGAGTCATTTATGCTCAATTTTCTAGCCGTAGTGTTAACCCTTACATGTATCCAGGGCGTATTGCCGCTATTCAATGAGTTTGCTGATTTGGACTTGTCTTTTAATGTATTCCAAAATAATCAGGCCTTAATGCAAGTATTGGGGATTTTATTCATTGGCTCATTCGCATCGGGTATTTATCCAGCATTGGTTTTGTCTAACTATAGGCCGTTAGCAGTAATTAGCGGACGCTTGAAAGATTCGAAAGGTGGATTGATTCTGCGTAAAGGATTAGTAGTCTTCCAGTTTATGATTACAATGCTTCTTTTGGCCGGTACGGTCACTATATACCAGCAAGTGAATCATATGCGTTCACAGTCATTAGGTGTTAATATTGATCAGACAATTGTGGTTCGAAACCCAGTAATGTCTGCTGGTGATAGTCTTCAAAGTGAGCACAGAAAGACATTCAAATCTGAACTGAGCCGAATTGCTCAGGTTCAAGCTGTTGCATTTTCTGAGACAGTTTTTGGTCAAGGAACCACTGAAATGAATACCACGACTGGTTTTTACGAATTGGTGAATAAAACTGGTAGAGGCGTAAGTTTCTCGTTTTATAGAGTAGATGAGGATTTTACAAAAGCTTTTGAATTTGAAATTCTGGCAGGAAGAACTTTCGATTCGAATATAGAAAATGTAATTCCTGACGGTGGCGGCTATGATGGGATCATGATTAATGAAACAAGCCGAAAAATATTTGGGTTTGCTACTAACGAAGAGGCCATAGGTCAGAAAATCAACAGGTTTGGGGCACAAGTATCAATCGTTGGGGTTTTTGCAGACTATAACCACCATTCGCTAAAGACGAAAGTGGACCCAACGGTATTGTTCTTTGATCGGTATGGATATGCATCTGATTATGCATCAATAAAGGTCAATGCTGGAGATAATCCGGGCAAAGCTTACAAGACTATCCTAGGTGAGATTGAGAGTGCATATCGCCAAGTTTACCCAGAAAGCGATTTTGATTATTTCTTCTTAGACGAAAATTTTGAAAAGCAGTATCGTGCCGATCAACAATTTGGAACTGTATTTACAGCCTTTGCAGGGATTACCATTTTTGTAGCTATTCTAGGTTTGTTTGGTCTGGTGCTCTACGAAGTTCAGCAAAGAGTTAAAGAGATTGGTATTCGTAAAGTTTTAGGTGCAAGTGTGGTGACAATTATAAAGTTGCTTTCCTCTAGCTTCTTAAAACTGATTTCTATTTCCATTCTGTTGGCTACACCGATGGCTTACTTTGGACTGAATGAATGGTTGAGTGGCTATGCATATAGAATCGATTTATCGGTCGTGCTATTTATTCTTCCGGCAATTGTTCTGCTGTTAATTGCTTTGGTAACCGTCACTACGCAAGCTGTAAAAGCGGCAAATGAAAACCCCGTGAAGTCCTTGAGATACGAGTAA
- a CDS encoding amidohydrolase family protein, with protein sequence MKNLRILFAALFMLTFVPLLSLAQEDDQVLRARNGKFALTNAKIFTVTNGIIENGTIVINGGVIEAVGANVTIPDDAEVIDCKGREIYPGMIDGGTTLGLSEIGSIAEANDTREFGALTPQMEALTAVNPNSVAIPVTRVSGVTTVWTMPRGGALAGTAAAINLFGYTPDQMYAGAKGIVMNFPSTGRGRRFRRLSEAEIKKRQERALKQINEAWDKAELYAKIENSDEVRSYPEIEALVPVVKGEMMLFIEVNAAKDILATIDWVKERGYKKVILTGVSEGWRVADKIAESGLSVITGPVQAIPTRQSDAYDAAYANPGIMSKAGVKVALRTMEAENVRNLPYHAGFAAAYGMGREEALKAITINAAEILGIGDQVGSIEVGKKANIFVATGDPFETATKITELFIDGYKVPMTSRQIRLYDEFLNRTPGVDKSKKAIDIKKK encoded by the coding sequence ATGAAAAATTTAAGAATATTATTCGCAGCACTCTTTATGTTGACTTTCGTTCCTCTTTTGTCTTTAGCACAGGAGGATGATCAGGTCTTAAGAGCGCGCAATGGCAAGTTTGCCCTAACCAATGCTAAAATCTTTACCGTAACTAATGGTATTATTGAAAATGGCACCATAGTTATTAATGGAGGCGTAATTGAAGCCGTTGGTGCTAATGTTACTATTCCAGATGATGCCGAAGTAATCGATTGTAAGGGAAGAGAAATTTACCCAGGAATGATCGATGGCGGAACGACTTTAGGTTTATCCGAAATCGGGAGCATTGCAGAGGCTAACGACACGCGAGAATTTGGTGCATTAACTCCACAAATGGAGGCACTTACAGCTGTAAATCCCAACTCTGTCGCAATTCCAGTGACCAGAGTTAGCGGTGTTACAACTGTTTGGACTATGCCAAGAGGTGGTGCTTTAGCTGGTACGGCTGCTGCTATCAACCTATTTGGTTATACACCTGACCAAATGTATGCTGGTGCAAAAGGAATTGTAATGAATTTTCCTTCAACTGGCAGAGGTCGTAGGTTTAGAAGACTTTCTGAAGCTGAAATTAAAAAGCGTCAAGAAAGAGCGCTAAAGCAAATAAACGAAGCTTGGGACAAAGCAGAACTTTATGCGAAAATTGAAAACTCGGATGAAGTTAGGTCATACCCAGAAATTGAGGCCTTAGTACCAGTAGTTAAAGGCGAAATGATGCTTTTTATTGAGGTGAATGCTGCTAAAGATATCCTTGCTACTATTGATTGGGTAAAAGAGCGCGGTTACAAAAAAGTAATCCTGACCGGTGTATCTGAGGGCTGGAGAGTTGCAGACAAAATTGCGGAATCAGGTTTATCCGTTATCACTGGACCAGTTCAAGCAATTCCTACACGTCAATCAGACGCATATGATGCTGCTTATGCAAATCCTGGCATCATGTCTAAAGCAGGTGTTAAAGTTGCTCTAAGAACGATGGAAGCTGAAAATGTGAGAAACCTACCATATCATGCGGGTTTTGCTGCTGCTTATGGTATGGGCCGTGAAGAGGCACTTAAAGCGATAACCATTAATGCAGCTGAAATCCTTGGTATTGGAGATCAAGTAGGCTCGATCGAAGTGGGCAAAAAAGCTAATATTTTTGTAGCAACTGGTGATCCATTTGAAACAGCTACTAAAATCACTGAACTATTTATAGATGGTTATAAAGTTCCGATGACTTCTCGTCAAATCAGACTTTACGATGAATTCTTGAATAGAACACCAGGTGTTGATAAGTCCAAAAAGGCCATCGACATCAAGAAGAAATAA
- a CDS encoding amidohydrolase yields MKIKNILTIVFALFSTVVLAQVPKGDLLIKGGTVLTVTNGALENTDVLVRNGKISKIGKGLRAPRGVETVDATGKFVMPGIIDAHSHIAGSAINEGTSQVTSEVSMEDVVNPLDVSIYRALAGGVTSIHLMHGSANVIGGQNETLKLRYGFTNPDDLRFEGAPRTIKFALGENPTRGGRARGIQPQSRMGVENMLRNSFTQAVEYKKKWDAYKANKSARKVAPEYDLRLQTLVDIMNGDVLVHCHSYRADEIYMLLKVFSDFNIPKLTFQHANEAYKVAPELAAFGANASVFADWWAYKLEVYYSTAYNAAILHNAGVNTSINSDSGELIRHLFHEAAKTQKYGDLTDDQALAMITLNPAKQLGIDDRVGSIEVGKDADIAIFDSHPLSVYAVPLMTFVDGVKYFDKSEDRKDVRLYINPEAAIEDVMIYDRHEDHRCLEDAFLLTMEDLFSNKK; encoded by the coding sequence ATGAAAATTAAAAATATATTAACCATCGTCTTCGCACTGTTTAGCACAGTTGTTTTGGCCCAAGTGCCAAAAGGAGATTTATTGATTAAAGGAGGTACAGTTCTTACTGTTACCAATGGTGCGTTAGAAAATACTGACGTTCTCGTTCGAAATGGTAAGATTTCGAAAATAGGCAAAGGACTTCGTGCTCCTAGAGGAGTTGAGACGGTAGATGCCACTGGCAAATTTGTAATGCCGGGTATTATCGATGCGCATTCACATATTGCTGGTAGCGCCATTAACGAAGGTACGAGCCAGGTGACTTCTGAAGTAAGCATGGAGGATGTAGTCAACCCACTTGATGTATCTATTTATAGAGCACTTGCAGGTGGTGTAACTAGTATTCACTTGATGCACGGATCTGCCAATGTTATCGGTGGACAAAATGAGACGTTAAAACTTCGGTATGGTTTTACTAATCCAGATGACCTAAGATTTGAAGGAGCTCCTAGAACAATCAAATTTGCTTTAGGGGAAAACCCAACTCGTGGTGGTCGTGCTAGAGGTATTCAACCTCAAAGTCGAATGGGAGTTGAAAACATGTTGAGGAATTCATTTACACAAGCCGTTGAATACAAGAAGAAATGGGACGCTTATAAAGCCAACAAATCGGCTCGAAAAGTAGCGCCTGAGTATGACCTTAGACTACAAACTCTTGTTGACATTATGAACGGCGATGTCTTAGTGCATTGTCACTCTTATAGAGCAGATGAAATTTACATGCTTTTGAAAGTGTTTAGTGATTTCAATATCCCTAAGCTTACTTTTCAGCATGCCAACGAAGCCTATAAAGTAGCACCTGAATTAGCAGCATTTGGAGCCAATGCTTCAGTTTTTGCTGATTGGTGGGCTTATAAGTTAGAAGTGTACTACTCTACTGCCTATAACGCAGCCATTCTACATAATGCTGGTGTTAATACTTCAATCAACTCTGATTCAGGAGAATTGATCAGACACTTGTTTCACGAAGCTGCTAAAACGCAGAAATATGGTGATTTAACTGATGATCAAGCACTTGCAATGATCACTTTAAATCCTGCCAAACAATTAGGCATTGATGATAGAGTTGGATCTATTGAAGTTGGTAAAGATGCTGACATCGCTATTTTCGATAGTCACCCACTATCTGTCTATGCTGTTCCATTAATGACATTTGTAGATGGTGTAAAATATTTCGACAAGTCTGAAGATAGAAAAGACGTAAGATTATATATAAATCCAGAAGCAGCTATTGAAGACGTTATGATTTATGATCGACATGAAGATCACAGATGTCTTGAAGATGCTTTTTTGCTGACAATGGAAGATTTATTCTCCAATAAAAAATAA
- the mnmA gene encoding tRNA 2-thiouridine(34) synthase MnmA codes for MKKRVVVGLSGGVDSSVTAHLLIEQGYDVIAMFMRNWVDDSVIISEECPWVEDSNDALAVAEKLGIPFHVIDLSAQYKERIVDYMFKEYEQGRTPNPDILCNREVKFDIFLKAALKLKADYVATGHYVQKDTIEDNGKTVHRLLAGADPNKDQSYFLCQLNQEQLAKALFPIGHLQKSEVREIARKADLITAEKKDSQGLCFIGKVRLPDFLQQQLAPKQGEIRELGTQDTNFDPFHRLQNQEFRTKRDELVALSTPYEYKPTDGKLVGEHNGAHYFTIGQRKGLAVGGTPEPLFVIEKDTTNNVIYTGQGDEHPGLLRRGLFVPNEVIHWVRDDLKMEIGESRSYMARIRYRQPLEPAELYMEPDGLYVIFKDYQKGIAPGQFVAWYAENELVGSGEIS; via the coding sequence ATGAAAAAAAGAGTAGTTGTTGGACTTTCTGGCGGAGTAGATTCCAGTGTAACAGCCCACTTGCTCATAGAGCAAGGTTATGACGTTATCGCTATGTTTATGCGTAACTGGGTTGACGACTCGGTGATCATTTCAGAAGAATGCCCGTGGGTAGAAGATAGCAATGATGCACTAGCCGTAGCGGAAAAATTGGGTATCCCCTTTCATGTGATCGATTTGAGTGCGCAGTATAAAGAGCGCATCGTCGATTATATGTTTAAGGAATATGAACAAGGCAGAACACCCAATCCAGATATCCTCTGCAACCGCGAAGTAAAATTTGACATTTTCTTAAAGGCTGCTTTAAAGCTAAAAGCAGATTATGTAGCTACAGGCCATTATGTCCAAAAAGATACCATCGAGGACAACGGAAAAACGGTACATCGCTTATTAGCTGGGGCTGATCCTAATAAAGATCAGAGCTACTTTCTGTGCCAATTAAACCAAGAGCAACTTGCTAAGGCCCTCTTCCCTATTGGACATTTACAAAAGTCTGAAGTAAGAGAAATTGCCCGAAAAGCTGATCTCATCACTGCGGAGAAAAAAGATTCACAAGGATTATGTTTTATTGGTAAGGTCAGGTTGCCTGACTTTTTACAACAACAACTCGCCCCAAAACAAGGCGAAATAAGAGAATTGGGTACTCAAGACACAAATTTTGACCCTTTTCATCGGCTTCAAAATCAGGAATTTAGGACGAAAAGAGATGAATTAGTAGCCCTTTCTACTCCTTACGAATACAAACCAACCGACGGTAAATTGGTTGGCGAACATAATGGTGCTCATTATTTCACCATTGGTCAACGAAAAGGCTTGGCGGTAGGCGGTACTCCTGAGCCCCTCTTTGTCATCGAAAAAGATACGACTAACAATGTTATCTATACCGGCCAAGGCGACGAGCACCCGGGTTTGTTAAGGCGTGGCTTATTTGTTCCGAATGAGGTAATCCACTGGGTTAGAGATGACTTGAAGATGGAAATCGGAGAATCACGTTCCTATATGGCGAGAATTCGGTACAGACAACCGTTAGAACCTGCTGAACTATATATGGAACCAGATGGTCTTTACGTTATTTTCAAAGACTATCAAAAAGGTATAGCGCCAGGACAATTTGTAGCTTGGTATGCCGAAAATGAACTTGTCGGTTCGGGAGAGATTTCATAA